In Pseudoalteromonas ulvae UL12, a single genomic region encodes these proteins:
- the lptM gene encoding LPS translocon maturation chaperone LptM codes for MQQKKLVRVCTILSLSLIILACGQSGSLYLPDEPPRNVQEQPTPTSTIDTTSADTPIKEK; via the coding sequence ATGCAACAGAAAAAATTGGTTCGTGTCTGTACTATTTTAAGCTTATCTCTGATTATTTTGGCATGTGGCCAAAGTGGTTCCCTTTATTTGCCTGATGAACCACCGCGTAATGTGCAGGAACAACCCACTCCAACGTCTACAATTGACACCACTTCAGCAGATACGCCGATAAAGGAAAAGTAA
- the cyaY gene encoding iron donor protein CyaY translates to MTDHEYHELVDAVMLTLEEQIEESEVDLDFESAAGILEIIFPNQTKIILNKQTPLHQIWVATKFNGHHFELRDGVWIDNRSGAEFWQFMSEASSRQADATIKWVAN, encoded by the coding sequence ATGACTGATCATGAGTACCACGAGTTGGTTGATGCCGTAATGTTGACCCTTGAAGAGCAAATAGAAGAGTCTGAAGTCGATTTAGATTTTGAATCTGCTGCTGGGATTTTAGAGATTATCTTCCCAAATCAAACAAAAATTATTTTGAATAAACAAACACCCCTTCATCAAATTTGGGTGGCAACAAAATTCAATGGCCACCACTTTGAATTACGTGATGGAGTATGGATTGATAACCGTTCTGGTGCTGAATTTTGGCAATTTATGTCTGAAGCATCATCACGTCAGGCAGATGCAACAATTAAGTGGGTAGCAAATTAA
- a CDS encoding alpha/beta hydrolase, protein MTLEAVVCSPVAEHRATVIWLHGLGDSGDGFAPIVPELNMPSELGVKFVFPHAPIQAVTINGGMKMRSWYDIVSFDLDKRADEQGVRESAAKVEQLIEQELASGIAADKIILAGFSQGGVIALHLAPRFHQALGGIMALSTYMCAPSKFADEAIHTDLKVLMVHGRQDPVVPMDAGKQAFDVLCTNGLDAKWYDYPMAHQVCGEEIALIRQWLIERLH, encoded by the coding sequence ATGACATTAGAAGCCGTTGTTTGTTCACCCGTTGCTGAGCATCGTGCAACTGTGATTTGGCTCCATGGGTTAGGGGATTCTGGTGATGGTTTTGCGCCAATTGTGCCTGAACTGAATATGCCCAGCGAGCTTGGGGTTAAATTTGTGTTTCCACATGCACCTATTCAGGCGGTCACAATCAATGGCGGCATGAAAATGCGCTCATGGTATGACATCGTCTCTTTTGATCTAGATAAAAGAGCTGACGAGCAAGGTGTGAGAGAATCGGCAGCAAAGGTTGAGCAATTGATTGAGCAAGAGCTCGCATCAGGAATTGCAGCCGATAAAATTATATTGGCGGGTTTTTCGCAAGGTGGCGTGATAGCCCTTCATTTAGCGCCGCGCTTTCATCAAGCTTTGGGCGGAATTATGGCGTTGTCTACTTATATGTGTGCACCGTCAAAATTTGCCGATGAAGCCATACACACGGATCTTAAGGTACTTATGGTGCACGGTCGCCAAGACCCAGTTGTCCCCATGGACGCCGGAAAACAAGCATTTGATGTGCTGTGCACCAACGGGCTTGACGCAAAATGGTATGATTACCCGATGGCTCATCAGGTGTGTGGTGAAGAAATTGCCCTGATCCGTCAATGGTTAATTGAGCGTCTTCATTAA
- a CDS encoding DUF2914 domain-containing protein — protein MGQKIVVTANVKAHRTDSEKLTVPKVSYQWHWRRIILAGGVVSILSVAAIQGTLSVVNANEAKIVAPAAAPALGADVSFTSEESVAPVEASIIDDNIELSSVEDEKTAEQNTEISLPDTEQTIIVEVINEPSNAVIEAPQENEPPQERTLAADLIIAELSPVSRGVYIDTSVVSRAVLTRSVQEREPIDVLPSEVYTDEFEEKLYFFTELNNFTPQQVTHVWQYNGNTMAEIPLDISSNHFRTFSSKNIMTSQTGDWTVQLRDKEQKILAEKSFRIINKQRNL, from the coding sequence ATGGGACAAAAAATTGTTGTAACCGCAAATGTAAAAGCACACCGTACTGACTCTGAAAAGCTCACTGTGCCTAAAGTGAGTTATCAGTGGCACTGGCGACGCATCATTTTGGCGGGTGGGGTGGTGAGCATTCTCTCAGTTGCAGCAATTCAGGGTACTTTATCGGTCGTGAATGCCAACGAAGCTAAAATTGTCGCCCCTGCCGCCGCCCCTGCACTGGGTGCTGATGTTTCTTTTACCTCAGAGGAGAGTGTTGCTCCGGTTGAGGCGTCAATAATTGACGATAACATCGAGTTAAGCAGTGTTGAGGATGAGAAAACGGCTGAGCAAAATACCGAGATTTCTTTGCCTGACACTGAGCAAACTATCATTGTTGAGGTGATTAACGAGCCGAGCAATGCGGTCATTGAAGCGCCTCAAGAAAATGAACCACCACAAGAGCGCACTCTCGCCGCTGATTTAATCATCGCCGAGTTAAGTCCGGTCTCTCGCGGCGTGTATATTGATACCAGTGTGGTCAGTCGTGCGGTATTGACGCGTTCCGTCCAAGAACGAGAGCCGATAGATGTGTTGCCGAGTGAGGTTTACACCGATGAGTTTGAAGAAAAACTCTATTTCTTTACCGAACTGAATAATTTCACGCCACAGCAAGTGACGCATGTTTGGCAATATAATGGCAACACAATGGCTGAGATCCCTCTCGATATTAGCTCAAATCACTTTCGAACTTTTTCATCGAAAAATATTATGACCTCACAGACTGGCGATTGGACAGTGCAATTACGAGATAAAGAACAAAAAATATTGGCTGAAAAGTCATTTCGAATCATTAATAAACAACGAAATTTATAA